One Perognathus longimembris pacificus isolate PPM17 chromosome 2, ASM2315922v1, whole genome shotgun sequence DNA segment encodes these proteins:
- the LOC125345787 gene encoding 60S ribosomal protein L21-like — MTNTKGKRRGTRYMFSRPFRKHRVVPLATYMRIYKKGNIVDIKGMGTVQKGMPHKCYHGKTGRVYNVTQHAVGIVVNKQVKGKILAKRINVCIEHIMYSKSRDSFLKQVKENDQKKKEAKGKGTWVQLKHQPAPPREAHFVRTKGKEPGLLEPIPYEFMA, encoded by the coding sequence ATGACGaacacaaagggaaagaggagaggtacCCGATACATGTTCTCTAGGCCCTTCAGGAAACATAGAGTTGTTCCTTTGGCCACATACATGAGAATCTACAAGAAGGGTAATATTGTAGACATCAAGGGAATGGgtactgttcaaaaaggaatgcccCACAAATGTTACCATGGCAAAACTGGAAGGGTCTACAATGTTACCCAGCATGCTGTTGGTATTGTTGTGAACAAGCAAGTTAAGGGCAAGATCCTTGCCAAGAGGATTAATGTGTGTATTGAGCATATTATGTACTCTAAGAGCCGAGATAGTTTCCTGAAACAAGTgaaggaaaatgaccagaaaaagaaggaagccaaagGGAAAGGAACTTGGGTTCAACTGAAGCACCAGCCTGCTCCACCCAGAGAAGCACACTTTGTGAGAACCAAAGGAAAGGAGCCTGGACTACTGGAACCTATTCCCTATGAATTCATGGCCTAa